The following nucleotide sequence is from cyanobacterium endosymbiont of Braarudosphaera bigelowii.
AATTTGCAGAAAAACACCAAGAAGTAGTTGAAGCTTTAACAAGAGGAATTGTAAATAAAATTCTACATGAGCCTATGGTTCAGCTACGCGCACAACAAGATATTGAAGCTCGACAAAGATGTTTACAATCTTTGCAAATGTTATTTGATCTAGAAATTGAAATAGAAAAGCAATTTAGTTAAATATAATTATTTAATATTTAACTAAATTAATGTTTTATATAATTTTTTTGTTTATATATAGTGGGCAAAATCGCTAAATAGTATTTATTTTAACTAACGCAATTCTTATCTTATTTTAAGCCTAATTCTCGTTTCAAAAGACTAATAAAATCTTCTAGGATAACATTCTGAACATATTAATTTAGGGGGATAAAGTAAATCATCTCTTACTAATAGAATAGCTCTTTTAACTACAGAATAACTGGCTAAATCACTAATAATTTTGTTTGTGCTGAGTTCACTAAAATTGATAATTGATGTTAACTATTAACCTGGGCTGAAATTAACAATAAATCATTACCTCTCAGGCTGCGAATCCAGATTTCTGCTACTCTGATTATTCCAATATTTACACTAACAATTCCTAAACGAGTACTTTTTTTGGAGTCTTTCTAATAACTTCAATCTCTTTAGTATGATCATAAATATCAATGGAAAGCACACAGGTTTTATAGACTGAAGTAATAGTTTCCACTTCTAGGGTCGAATTGTCGACTAGTTACTATACAGAAAGCATTTGAGCTAATTGTTCTATAGGTACTAAGAAAATGGGAATATTAAGAGCGCTCTTTAATTCTTGCAGTACTAGTTTTCTTGTGCTTATATCTTGATCTGGTACTATAACTATAATTTGTATACTGCAAAGTGCATATCAATAAAGTGCATATCAATTCAAAACTTCTAAAAATAGCTCTTGAATTTCAAAGAAAGTCAATCCTTTAAATTTTTATGAATTAATGCGATCGCATTAAGGTATTTGATGAACTGAGGGTAATTAGATAAAATAAATTGTGATCCATAGCTATTGTCTTTATATATATATCAGAACCTATTGCCAATTCTACAAGTCAATTTCTTCAAGTTGTTTATATTAATTTGACAACATTTTGTTTTAAACAATTCTTCTATAGTTAGTTGTTTTACGAATTAAATACCATTATTTTTACTAGCTAACTAAATTATAAAAATATTTTGTAGTTCAAAACAAGAGGTTGTAATATTGTAATTTTTACGAAACGAAGAAATTAATATCTATTAACATTACTAGGTTTATTTAATTTTTATTAAAGTGAAAACAAAGTGTAGTACATCAATTCAATTTATGTACTACACTTTGTTTTCTTCGGAAAAACGTCTTTTTTTTGCATATAATTGAATAGATATCATCATTAAAATTACTAATAATACGAGTAATAAGGTAACAAAGTTAAGCGGCAAGTTATTTTTAAATATAACCAATAAAACTATAGAAACTAGTAGAATGGTAGGAGCCTCATTGAGCATCCTAAATTGTTTACCTGTCCAGAGACAAGTATCTTGTTCTAATTGTTTTATTATTTTTCCGCAATAATAATGATAAATCAAAAGTAGTCCAACAAATAGCAACTTAACATGTAGCCACCAAGATTGTAAGACAGTTTTATCTGTAGAGACTATCCCTATTGCCATTACCAATGTTACCAGCATACCTGGAGTTGTAATTATATTATAGAGACGCTTCTCCATTAACATATATTGAGTTTTAAGAATAGTTTTTTTCGGTTCTTGTTCTTCATTAGCTTCAGCGTGATATACAAATAGACGTACTAAATAAAATAATCCAGCAAACCAAACTACAACACCAATTATATGAAAAGCTTTAAACCAATAATATTCCATAATTTTCTAAAAAATAATTGTTTCAGGAAAGGTATCATTTGTTCTTTAACTACTTGCTAAAGATCTTCAATGAGAATTAAAAAATTTTGTTTTGTTAATATGATAAATTATAAATTACCATAGAAATGTTAAATATAAATAATAAGAATAGAACTTAAACTTATAATGCATCTAAATACTAGCGCACTAGCCCTTTTAAGAATCTA
It contains:
- the hemJ gene encoding protoporphyrinogen oxidase HemJ translates to MEYYWFKAFHIIGVVVWFAGLFYLVRLFVYHAEANEEQEPKKTILKTQYMLMEKRLYNIITTPGMLVTLVMAIGIVSTDKTVLQSWWLHVKLLFVGLLLIYHYYCGKIIKQLEQDTCLWTGKQFRMLNEAPTILLVSIVLLVIFKNNLPLNFVTLLLVLLVILMMISIQLYAKKRRFSEENKV